A part of Larkinella insperata genomic DNA contains:
- a CDS encoding D-glycero-alpha-D-manno-heptose-1,7-bisphosphate 7-phosphatase produces MSKCIFLDRDGVLNEDRTDYVYRVEDFIIPEGVVEGLQLLKNAGYLLIVVTNQAGIARGIYSRNDVMRCHEYLQERCGHLIDDIYYCPYHPDFDTQSLLRKPDSLMLEKAIAKYNIDVSRSWLIGDALRDMQAGQRVGVRTVHITHEIPKPPVGDQQAANLLEASKMVVNAAF; encoded by the coding sequence ATGAGTAAATGTATTTTTCTGGATCGTGACGGCGTATTGAACGAAGACCGGACCGACTACGTGTACCGAGTTGAAGATTTTATTATTCCGGAAGGAGTCGTTGAAGGTCTACAACTGCTGAAGAACGCCGGTTATTTATTAATTGTAGTTACCAACCAGGCCGGAATTGCCCGTGGTATTTATTCGCGCAACGATGTAATGCGGTGTCACGAGTATCTGCAGGAGCGGTGCGGTCATCTGATTGACGACATTTATTACTGCCCGTACCACCCTGATTTTGATACCCAGTCGCTGCTTCGGAAACCCGATTCGCTGATGCTGGAGAAAGCGATTGCCAAGTACAATATCGATGTTAGCCGGTCGTGGCTGATCGGCGATGCCCTGCGCGATATGCAGGCCGGTCAGCGCGTCGGCGTCCGTACTGTGCACATCACGCACGAAATACCAAAGCCGCCCGTTGGGGATCAACAGGCGGCCAATCTACTGGAAGCGTCAAAAATGGTCGTAAATGCAGCTTTTTAA